The Diabrotica virgifera virgifera chromosome 10, PGI_DIABVI_V3a genome has a window encoding:
- the LOC126893111 gene encoding uncharacterized protein LOC126893111 has protein sequence MVIESHCDENVTIHQFAKHFDFLLTEFNKRFEEFSELETFLMFFINPYSHRNEDLSEKISTDFSISNKEDLELEIINITNDIQVKSYCNEENFWNLVDINIYPLLRKCALKLNSLCASTYACESLFSNMKYLKSRYRSTLTDAHLDQCLPTGNSTYIFHITTSWPQIYSAKYLTR, from the coding sequence ATGGTAATAGAAAGTCATTGCGATGAAAATGTTACCATTCATCAGTTTGCCAAACATTTTGATTTCTTGTTGACAGAATTTAACAAAAGGTTCGAAGAATTTTCTGAACTAGAgacatttttgatgtttttcatTAATCCTTACTCTCATAGAAATGAAGATCTGAGTGAAAAGATTTCAACAGATTTCAGTATTTCTAATAAGGAGGATTTggaattggaaattataaatatcACCAACGACATCCAAGTGAAATCATACTGTAACGAAGAGAATTTTTGGAATTTAGTGGATATAAATATTTATCCTTTGTTGAGAAAATGTGCCCTGAAGTTAAATTCCCTCTGTGCCTCGACATACGCCTGTGAATCTTTATTTTCaaatatgaaatacttaaaaTCAAGGTACCGATCAACCCTTACTGATGCTCATTTAGACCAATGCCTGCCAACTGGAAATTCTACTTATATATTCCACATTACAACGAGCTGGCCTCAAATTTACAGTGCCAAATATCTCACTAGGTGA